The Rhinolophus ferrumequinum isolate MPI-CBG mRhiFer1 chromosome 13 unlocalized genomic scaffold, mRhiFer1_v1.p Super_scaffold_3, whole genome shotgun sequence genome window below encodes:
- the LOC117019309 gene encoding DDT domain-containing protein DDB_G0282237-like — translation MTSHEMLWTGASVCGSGMGPASKKKKKKEKEKEKEKEKEKEKEKEKEKEKEKKKTPAYILIKRAQDPRCPISRSVERLPT, via the exons ATGACAAGCCATGAAATGCTGTGGACAGGAGCAAGCGTCTGTGGCTCTGGG ATGGGTCCTGcctcaaaaaagaagaagaagaaggagaaggagaaggagaaggagaaggagaaggagaaggagaaggagaaggagaaggagaaggagaaggagaagaagaagactCCAGCTTACATTCTCATCAAAAGGGCACAAGACCCGCGTTGCCCCATCTCCCGCAGTGTGGAACGTTTGCCAACCTGA